In Candidatus Saccharimonadales bacterium, one genomic interval encodes:
- a CDS encoding PadR family transcriptional regulator, which produces MSARLMVLGVMKREGQAHGYKVYSELTSWRAETWSKTRPGSIYHAITQLEKEGFIQKVGSAKIQGPSRTNYRITVAGEQELARLIEKALVDYDLEVFAAGMAFMHELPRGRVIELARQRLKAYEEVSTFLEALPQEKRPTTPAKHPEIIGAWKYFFDGTGTWQQGFIERLENGYYLFDGEDS; this is translated from the coding sequence ATGTCAGCAAGATTAATGGTACTCGGTGTTATGAAACGCGAAGGACAAGCTCACGGCTATAAGGTATATAGCGAGCTAACTTCATGGCGAGCGGAGACATGGTCAAAGACGCGGCCAGGTTCTATTTACCATGCGATTACCCAATTAGAAAAAGAAGGTTTTATACAAAAAGTAGGCAGCGCCAAAATCCAAGGTCCGTCCCGTACCAATTACCGTATTACTGTTGCTGGCGAGCAGGAACTAGCCCGCCTCATTGAGAAAGCACTTGTGGATTATGACTTAGAAGTTTTTGCTGCCGGCATGGCGTTTATGCATGAGCTGCCGCGCGGGCGTGTTATCGAACTAGCAAGACAACGCCTTAAAGCTTACGAAGAAGTCAGCACCTTCCTAGAAGCATTACCGCAAGAAAAACGGCCGACCACACCGGCCAAACATCCAGAAATTATAGGTGCTTGGAAGTACTTTTTTGACGGTACGGGCACGTGGCAGCAGGGTTTTATTGAACGTCTTGAGAATGGGTATTATCTGTTTGACGGTGAGGATTCGTAA